A window of the Bacillus sp. A301a_S52 genome harbors these coding sequences:
- a CDS encoding DUF896 domain-containing protein, with protein sequence MLNKEKIQRINELARKAKGDGLTLKEQKEQQDLRQEYLGNVRQSFKNQLTSVKVVDKKGNDVTPEKLKEEKRRKGSNGPLH encoded by the coding sequence ATGCTTAATAAAGAAAAAATACAACGTATCAATGAGCTTGCACGAAAGGCGAAAGGGGACGGTTTAACGCTTAAAGAGCAGAAGGAGCAGCAGGATCTTCGCCAGGAATATTTAGGGAATGTGCGCCAATCATTTAAAAACCAGTTAACGTCCGTGAAAGTAGTCGATAAAAAAGGAAATGATGTAACACCTGAAAAATTAAAAGAGGAGAAAAGAAGAAAAGGAAGTAATGGGCCCTTACATTAA
- a CDS encoding LysM peptidoglycan-binding domain-containing protein: protein MRTQVAQTNVLFPLTRTSVPFMIREQTFLFEVRVMTYYRFFKKYVDGSVAILMLSAILFSWTYFTGDDDVQVHEDQFFITSKWTVSEGESLWMIANSAAHEMEMTIEEALLWIKNENALDNEAIYPGQSLAIPVEMKGVASE from the coding sequence ATGAGAACACAAGTTGCGCAAACGAACGTTCTCTTTCCCTTGACACGAACATCCGTTCCGTTTATGATAAGGGAACAAACATTCTTATTCGAGGTGAGAGTTATGACATACTATCGATTCTTTAAGAAATATGTGGACGGATCTGTTGCGATTTTAATGTTATCTGCTATTTTATTTTCATGGACATATTTTACGGGAGACGATGACGTACAAGTACATGAGGATCAATTTTTTATAACATCTAAATGGACTGTGTCAGAAGGAGAGTCATTATGGATGATTGCAAATTCCGCAGCACATGAGATGGAAATGACCATTGAAGAAGCATTATTATGGATAAAAAATGAAAATGCATTGGACAATGAAGCGATATATCCAGGACAGAGTCTTGCAATTCCAGTGGAAATGAAAGGTGTTGCCTCAGAGTGA
- the sirA gene encoding sporulation inhibitor of replication protein SirA yields MRKYEIVLMREDVALMYRGMEKKIFQLFKENSLATGPLKTITRSQINYITRTIPEKQINQVIYHTLFHNKDYSNLENSHRINFKRKHSNATLTVTRSNISLEADGNLDAETCFFEILRHYQHYFLALNYANNEYGWLRPLRAMDIVQK; encoded by the coding sequence ATGCGAAAGTATGAGATAGTTTTAATGAGAGAAGATGTGGCTCTCATGTATCGGGGGATGGAAAAAAAAATATTTCAGTTGTTTAAAGAAAATAGTCTCGCTACAGGCCCATTAAAAACAATCACACGATCGCAAATTAACTACATTACAAGGACGATTCCAGAGAAACAAATAAACCAAGTTATTTATCATACTCTTTTTCATAATAAAGATTACAGTAACTTAGAAAATAGTCATCGCATTAATTTTAAAAGAAAACACAGTAACGCGACTTTAACAGTTACTCGTAGCAATATTTCCTTAGAAGCAGATGGGAATCTAGATGCTGAGACATGTTTTTTTGAAATCCTTCGTCATTACCAACACTATTTTCTAGCGCTGAACTATGCCAATAATGAATATGGGTGGTTAAGACCGTTAAGAGCTATGGATATCGTACAAAAATGA
- the lexA gene encoding transcriptional repressor LexA, with protein sequence MSKLSPRQQAILEFIRAEVKDKGYPPSVREIGEAVGLASSSTVHGHLSRLEKKGYIRRDPTKPRAIEVIGLEDNSGSVSKTLSLHIPVIGKVTAGQPITAIENVEEYLPMPASFVQDEHSFILEISGDSMIEAGIFDGDYVVVRQQSYANNGDIVVAMTEEEEATVKRFFKEENHIRLQPENATLEPIILNNVHILGKVIGVFRTLH encoded by the coding sequence ATGTCAAAATTATCTCCACGTCAGCAAGCGATCCTCGAATTCATTAGAGCAGAAGTAAAAGACAAAGGATACCCACCTTCTGTGCGAGAAATTGGGGAAGCCGTGGGACTTGCCTCCAGTTCTACTGTGCATGGGCATCTCTCACGGCTTGAGAAAAAAGGGTATATTCGGCGTGACCCGACTAAACCCCGTGCCATTGAAGTGATCGGTTTAGAAGATAATTCTGGATCGGTCTCAAAAACGCTCTCCCTTCATATCCCTGTTATCGGGAAAGTCACGGCCGGTCAGCCGATTACCGCTATTGAAAATGTTGAAGAATATTTACCGATGCCTGCGAGCTTTGTTCAAGATGAACATTCTTTCATTTTGGAGATATCAGGAGACTCTATGATAGAAGCTGGGATTTTTGACGGTGATTATGTGGTAGTTAGACAGCAAAGCTATGCGAATAACGGCGATATTGTCGTCGCTATGACTGAGGAAGAGGAAGCCACTGTAAAACGTTTCTTTAAGGAAGAAAACCATATTCGTTTGCAGCCAGAAAACGCTACTCTTGAGCCTATTATTCTTAACAATGTGCATATTTTAGGAAAAGTTATCGGTGTATTTCGTACTTTACACTAA
- a CDS encoding YneF family protein codes for MWVNILIGVIALLAGIALGFFIARQYMMNYMKKNPPINEKMLRVMMMQMGQNPSQKKINQMMKAMQGQTDKK; via the coding sequence ATGTGGGTAAATATTTTAATCGGTGTCATCGCTCTGTTAGCAGGAATCGCGCTTGGGTTCTTTATCGCTAGACAGTACATGATGAATTATATGAAGAAAAATCCGCCAATCAACGAAAAAATGCTTCGAGTGATGATGATGCAAATGGGACAGAACCCATCGCAAAAGAAAATTAACCAAATGATGAAAGCAATGCAAGGTCAGACAGATAAAAAATAA
- the tkt gene encoding transketolase, with amino-acid sequence MGTNIDHLSIATIRTLSIDGVEKAQSGHPGMPMGAAPMAYKLFSQFMQHNPTNPDWFNRDRFVLSAGHGSMLLYSLLHLHNYDVTIDDLKNFRQWGSRTPGHPEVGDTPGVEATTGPLGQGVAMAVGFAMAERKLAATYNRDHYNVVDHYTYSICGDGDLMEGVSAEAASLAGHLKLGKLVVLYDSNDISLDGELHQSFSENVEDRFKAYGWQVIRVEDGNDLNEIATAIESAKADDRPTLIEVKTVIGYGSPNKGGKSASHGAPLGGDEVKMTKEAYKWTFEEDFYVPDEVREHYKQLAEKGQSEEDKWNDLFAEYKKVYPELGEELETAIKGELPVDWDKEIPVYEEGDKPATRASGGEVLNAIAKQVPSLFGGSADLASSNKTMLNGEEDFSRDNYSGRNVWFGVREFAMAAAANGMALHGGIRPYVATFFVFSDYLRPALRLSSIMKVPVTYVFTHDSIAVGEDGPTHEPVEQLASLRAIPGISIIRPADGNEVAAAWKAALESKDEPTALVLTRQGLPTLPSTKEKAYEGVKQGAYVVSEANGDANGLLLASGSEVALAVEAQQALEKEGIFVSVVSMPSWDRFEKQSAEYKESVLPSHLKRRLGIEMATTLGWERYTGDEGSVLGIDKFGASAPGDRILQEYGFTVENVVTRFKQLLEK; translated from the coding sequence ATGGGTACTAATATTGACCACTTATCAATTGCAACGATAAGAACACTATCGATAGACGGTGTTGAAAAAGCACAATCAGGTCACCCGGGAATGCCAATGGGGGCTGCACCTATGGCTTACAAGCTGTTCTCACAATTTATGCAGCATAATCCAACAAATCCGGATTGGTTTAATCGAGACCGGTTTGTTTTGTCAGCAGGACACGGTTCAATGTTACTTTATAGCCTGCTTCATCTTCATAATTATGATGTGACAATCGATGATTTAAAAAATTTCAGGCAATGGGGAAGTCGTACACCAGGTCATCCTGAAGTAGGGGATACACCAGGGGTAGAGGCAACAACGGGCCCACTTGGGCAAGGTGTGGCTATGGCTGTGGGGTTTGCTATGGCAGAAAGAAAGCTTGCTGCTACTTACAATCGTGATCACTACAATGTCGTAGACCACTATACATACAGCATCTGCGGAGACGGGGATTTAATGGAAGGTGTGTCGGCGGAAGCAGCATCACTCGCTGGTCATTTAAAACTTGGAAAACTCGTTGTTCTTTATGACTCCAATGATATATCACTTGATGGTGAGCTACACCAGTCATTTTCTGAGAATGTGGAAGATCGATTTAAAGCTTACGGTTGGCAAGTAATTCGTGTGGAAGATGGAAATGACTTGAACGAGATTGCGACAGCGATTGAATCAGCAAAAGCAGATGATCGTCCAACATTAATTGAAGTAAAAACAGTCATTGGCTACGGATCACCTAATAAAGGTGGTAAATCAGCATCTCATGGAGCTCCACTAGGTGGAGATGAAGTGAAAATGACAAAAGAAGCTTATAAATGGACGTTTGAAGAAGACTTCTACGTACCAGATGAAGTAAGAGAGCATTATAAGCAACTTGCAGAAAAAGGACAATCAGAAGAAGACAAATGGAACGACCTTTTTGCAGAATACAAAAAAGTCTATCCTGAGCTTGGTGAGGAGCTGGAAACAGCAATTAAAGGAGAACTTCCTGTTGACTGGGACAAGGAAATTCCTGTCTACGAAGAAGGAGATAAGCCGGCAACAAGAGCTTCAGGAGGAGAAGTTTTAAACGCCATTGCTAAACAAGTTCCTAGCTTATTTGGTGGCTCAGCAGACTTAGCTTCTTCAAATAAAACAATGTTAAATGGAGAAGAAGATTTCAGTCGAGATAATTATAGCGGCCGAAATGTTTGGTTCGGTGTACGTGAGTTTGCCATGGCTGCTGCAGCCAATGGAATGGCACTTCACGGTGGAATTAGACCGTATGTTGCTACATTCTTCGTATTCTCGGACTACTTACGTCCAGCATTACGTCTTTCTTCCATTATGAAGGTCCCGGTCACATATGTCTTTACACATGATAGTATTGCTGTAGGAGAAGATGGTCCGACACATGAGCCGGTAGAACAGCTAGCATCTTTAAGAGCGATACCTGGTATATCAATTATCCGTCCAGCAGACGGAAATGAAGTGGCTGCCGCTTGGAAAGCAGCACTTGAAAGTAAAGATGAACCTACAGCGCTTGTTTTAACAAGACAAGGCTTGCCTACATTACCGTCAACTAAAGAAAAAGCATATGAGGGTGTTAAACAGGGTGCATACGTTGTATCTGAAGCGAACGGAGACGCAAATGGACTGTTACTCGCTAGTGGTTCAGAAGTAGCATTAGCTGTCGAGGCTCAGCAAGCTCTTGAAAAAGAAGGGATCTTTGTCTCTGTTGTCAGTATGCCGAGTTGGGATCGCTTTGAAAAACAATCAGCTGAATATAAAGAATCTGTACTGCCATCTCATTTGAAACGCCGCCTTGGCATTGAAATGGCAACTACCCTTGGTTGGGAAAGATATACTGGTGATGAAGGATCGGTTCTTGGAATTGACAAGTTCGGGGCTTCTGCACCAGGGGATCGCATTCTTCAAGAGTATGGATTTACTGTTGAAAATGTGGTAACTCGTTTCAAACAATTATTAGAAAAATAA
- a CDS encoding ATP-binding cassette domain-containing protein, whose product MRVFIDLMWYFKQEKWRYGSGVIVLAVVSLLSLIPPYVVGVIVDHISTETLTQDILRRWMLLLAVLAAIIYALRYLWRILIFGSAIKLARLLRYRLYSHFSNMSSSFFRRRRTGDLMAHATNDIRAVEQTAGTGVLTLVDSITMGGFVIITMAATISWKLTLIALLPMPFMALATSRYGSLLHKRFLKAQAAFSSLNDKVQESMAGIKVIKTLGYEKEDTDDFKRETAKVVEKNVAVAKVDALFDPTLSLIIGGSYFLSVSFGAIFVVNNDITIGQLTSFTVYLGLLIWPMLAFGWLFNIVERGRASYDRVQKLLAVKNEVVDRRGADPVPPIGDITFRIDYFSYEEDQQKSVLKDINLHIKRGETLGIAGKTGSGKTTLVSAFMRDFQVTGGTIMFANKPIEAYTIEAIRKTVVYVPQDHFLFSASIADNISFGKPDASYQEIIDVAKLASVHDDILALENGYETIVGERGVTLSGGQKQRLSIARALLMDPEILVLDDALSAVDAETEEKILSHLRELRNGKTTVITAHRLSAIKHAEQIIIMDDGAIIEHGDHAKLMEEGKWYYTMYKLQQLESLVEKGGKMYE is encoded by the coding sequence GTGCGTGTATTTATAGATTTAATGTGGTATTTCAAACAAGAAAAGTGGCGTTATGGTAGTGGTGTCATCGTATTGGCAGTTGTATCTCTGCTATCACTTATCCCACCTTATGTAGTTGGAGTCATAGTCGATCATATATCAACAGAGACATTGACACAAGACATTTTAAGACGCTGGATGCTTCTACTAGCAGTTCTTGCGGCTATCATTTATGCTCTCCGCTATTTATGGCGAATTCTAATTTTTGGATCGGCGATAAAGCTTGCCAGGTTGTTACGTTATCGTCTCTATAGCCACTTTTCTAACATGTCATCATCATTCTTTCGACGGAGACGAACGGGAGATCTAATGGCCCATGCAACGAACGATATACGGGCCGTGGAACAGACAGCTGGCACGGGTGTCCTTACATTAGTCGATTCTATAACGATGGGAGGGTTCGTTATTATAACGATGGCAGCGACGATCAGCTGGAAACTTACGCTAATCGCCTTGCTTCCTATGCCGTTCATGGCTTTAGCTACAAGCCGTTATGGTTCATTGCTTCACAAACGTTTTCTTAAAGCACAAGCGGCATTTTCTTCTCTAAATGACAAAGTACAAGAAAGTATGGCAGGTATAAAGGTTATTAAAACGCTTGGTTACGAAAAAGAAGATACAGATGATTTTAAAAGAGAAACAGCGAAGGTAGTAGAAAAAAATGTGGCTGTTGCTAAAGTGGATGCATTATTTGACCCTACTTTATCATTGATTATAGGCGGCTCTTATTTCTTATCCGTGTCGTTTGGCGCAATTTTTGTTGTCAATAATGACATTACAATTGGACAGCTTACTAGTTTTACTGTCTATCTTGGTTTGCTCATTTGGCCGATGCTAGCGTTCGGTTGGTTATTTAATATCGTGGAACGTGGAAGAGCTTCATATGATAGAGTACAGAAGTTATTAGCCGTAAAAAATGAAGTTGTTGATAGGAGGGGGGCTGACCCCGTACCACCAATTGGAGATATTACTTTTCGAATTGATTATTTTTCTTATGAGGAAGATCAGCAAAAGTCGGTTTTAAAAGATATTAATTTACATATTAAGCGAGGAGAAACTTTAGGAATAGCAGGAAAAACAGGAAGTGGAAAAACGACACTTGTTTCTGCATTTATGCGAGATTTTCAAGTAACAGGTGGTACTATTATGTTTGCAAATAAACCCATAGAAGCGTATACCATTGAGGCCATTCGTAAAACAGTAGTGTACGTTCCTCAAGATCACTTTCTATTTTCTGCGTCAATTGCTGACAATATAAGTTTTGGGAAACCGGATGCCTCCTATCAAGAGATTATTGATGTAGCAAAATTGGCATCTGTACACGATGACATTTTAGCATTAGAAAATGGTTATGAGACGATTGTAGGTGAACGAGGAGTGACGCTTTCAGGTGGTCAGAAACAACGTTTATCTATAGCACGAGCATTATTAATGGATCCAGAAATTCTTGTGCTAGACGACGCATTATCAGCTGTTGATGCAGAGACAGAGGAAAAGATTTTAAGCCATTTGCGAGAATTACGTAATGGAAAAACAACCGTTATTACAGCACATAGATTGAGCGCTATTAAACATGCTGAGCAGATCATTATCATGGATGATGGGGCAATAATTGAACATGGTGATCATGCAAAGCTAATGGAGGAAGGTAAGTGGTACTACACCATGTATAAGCTACAGCAACTAGAATCGTTAGTGGAAAAAGGAGGTAAAATGTATGAATGA
- a CDS encoding recombinase family protein, with amino-acid sequence MKGIIYARVSTNKQAQATSLKRQVDELKVAAKAWGIDIKDIVEERASGYEAERDGILTVLEIFKEGAADILLIQDETRLGRGNTKMALIHQFKKMSIPIYSFKDEGELSLSETDSMILDIVSVVEEYQRKLHNAKIKRGMKKAVKEGYAPHLNLTHIGHAAAGRKRKNVPIEEIVRLRETGLTFHEVAAMLRGFGYDISKATAHRRYREYEAKGKHS; translated from the coding sequence GTGAAAGGGATTATATATGCAAGAGTAAGTACTAATAAGCAAGCACAGGCGACTTCTCTTAAGAGACAGGTAGATGAGCTAAAGGTTGCTGCGAAAGCTTGGGGAATTGATATTAAAGATATCGTCGAGGAACGGGCGAGCGGCTATGAAGCGGAGCGAGATGGTATACTCACTGTATTGGAGATATTTAAAGAAGGAGCGGCTGATATTCTTCTCATTCAAGATGAAACAAGGCTTGGGAGAGGAAACACGAAAATGGCACTTATTCATCAATTTAAAAAGATGAGTATACCGATTTACTCATTTAAAGATGAAGGTGAATTAAGCTTGTCAGAAACAGATTCGATGATTTTAGATATCGTATCTGTTGTAGAAGAATATCAGCGGAAATTACATAACGCCAAAATTAAAAGAGGCATGAAAAAGGCGGTTAAAGAAGGCTATGCACCTCACCTTAATTTGACACATATAGGCCATGCTGCTGCAGGAAGAAAGCGAAAAAACGTGCCGATTGAAGAGATTGTTCGACTAAGAGAAACTGGTCTGACATTCCATGAAGTAGCAGCTATGCTAAGAGGGTTCGGATATGACATTTCGAAAGCGACCGCACATCGCCGTTATAGGGAATACGAGGCTAAGGGGAAACATTCATAG
- a CDS encoding DNA polymerase IV, whose translation MKKVIFLVDMQSFFASVEKAKHYHHLKQPLVVSGDPERRSGVILAACPIAKHAGVKNGERLWEAREKCPNLISVPPHMQEYIDNSLAITDILKSITDLVEPYSIDEQFMDVTYSQKLFGTSEDMARHIQREISSKLQVVARVGIGENKVLAKMACDTFSKHKKNGIFHLKKDEIENVLWPLPIENLFRAGHKMVSHLQRRAIRTIGDLALTDIAKIKKEWGIHGQVLWMNAHGVDYSPVSLSTTDGQKRIGNGMTLPRDYHKTTDIKVVLLELCEEVCRRARHAHVMGQTVTLGMVGSSYSIKTGFHRQLTIPDPTNVTLEIYRVACELFENFWDGRPIRRLHVSLTNLSSDSAIQLSLFNEKQSDQIKLGYETDKILTKYGKNSLVRASSLLAASQAKDRAAKIGGHYK comes from the coding sequence ATGAAAAAAGTCATTTTTTTAGTTGATATGCAATCTTTTTTTGCTTCTGTAGAAAAGGCTAAACATTATCATCATTTAAAACAGCCTCTCGTCGTCTCCGGGGATCCAGAAAGACGTTCTGGTGTTATTTTAGCAGCCTGTCCTATCGCTAAGCATGCAGGAGTTAAAAACGGTGAGCGTCTATGGGAAGCACGAGAAAAATGTCCCAATCTCATCTCTGTCCCTCCTCATATGCAAGAATATATTGATAATTCCCTAGCTATTACAGATATCCTTAAAAGTATAACGGATCTTGTAGAGCCATATAGCATCGATGAACAATTCATGGATGTCACCTATTCTCAAAAACTCTTCGGTACATCTGAAGATATGGCTCGCCATATTCAGCGTGAGATTTCTTCAAAGCTGCAAGTTGTTGCTAGAGTCGGAATTGGTGAAAATAAAGTGCTAGCGAAAATGGCATGTGACACTTTTTCTAAACATAAAAAAAACGGAATTTTTCATTTAAAAAAAGACGAGATCGAAAATGTCTTATGGCCCCTACCAATTGAAAATCTTTTTCGAGCAGGTCATAAGATGGTCAGTCATTTACAGCGTCGCGCCATCCGTACAATCGGTGACTTAGCACTTACAGACATAGCTAAAATAAAAAAGGAGTGGGGAATCCATGGGCAGGTTCTTTGGATGAACGCTCACGGTGTGGACTATTCTCCAGTCTCACTTTCAACTACCGACGGACAAAAAAGGATTGGTAATGGCATGACACTCCCTCGTGATTATCACAAAACAACAGATATTAAAGTTGTATTATTGGAACTTTGTGAAGAAGTCTGTCGCCGAGCGAGACACGCTCACGTTATGGGCCAGACAGTGACTCTTGGAATGGTAGGCTCATCCTATAGCATTAAAACAGGGTTTCATCGGCAACTCACCATTCCCGATCCTACAAATGTAACGTTAGAAATATATCGTGTCGCCTGTGAGCTCTTTGAAAACTTTTGGGATGGGCGGCCCATTAGGCGTTTGCATGTGTCACTTACAAACCTATCTAGTGACAGCGCTATACAACTAAGCTTATTTAATGAAAAGCAATCTGATCAGATAAAATTAGGTTACGAGACAGATAAGATCCTCACTAAATATGGTAAAAACTCCCTTGTCCGCGCTTCTTCCTTATTAGCAGCTAGTCAAGCTAAAGATAGAGCTGCTAAAATTGGCGGGCATTATAAATGA